In one window of Cucurbita pepo subsp. pepo cultivar mu-cu-16 unplaced genomic scaffold, ASM280686v2 Cp4.1_scaffold000313, whole genome shotgun sequence DNA:
- the LOC111784959 gene encoding uncharacterized protein LOC111784959: MGKAFKWFRSLLGLKKPHPHTPNNPNSNKLNPKCHFAKSYKDNTKPRHHDSTASNPDHHAVAIAAASAAVAEAAVAAAHAAAAVVKLTNSGRSVPTMTPAHAFHEAEWAAIKIQAAFRGFLVRFL, translated from the coding sequence ATGGGCAAAGCCTTCAAATGGTTCCGCAGCCTCCTCGGTCTCAAAAAACCCCACCCACATACACCCAACAATCCTAATTCCAATAAGCTCAACCCCAAATGCCACTTCGCCAAATCCTACAAGGACAACACCAAGCCCCGTCACCATGACTCCACCGCCTCCAATCCCGACCACCATGCCGTCGCCATCGCTGCCGCCTCCGCTGCAGTTGCCGAAGCCGCCGTCGCCGCCGCCCATGCCGCAGCTGCCGTCGTCAAGCTCACTAATAGTGGACGGTCCGTGCCCACCATGACGCCCGCCCATGCCTTTCACGAGGCTGAGTGGGCCGCCATCAAAATCCAGGCGGCCTTTCGTGGATTTCTGGTTCGTTTTTTGTAG